The genomic DNA GCCGATCCTGAGCCCCGGAAGCCGATCGAGCACCCCGCCGAAGATCACGGAGCAGATGGCGAGACAGGTCTCGGCGGGCATCCCGACGAGCCAGGGCAGCCAGTACCTCGGCATGCGCTCCCGTCCGAGAACGTCCCAGGGATGCACGAACAGCGCCGCGCCGAGATCGCGCGCCGCCTCGAGCACGGGGAAGACGCGCGGGTCGTCGAGGTTCGCTTCTCCTACGTGGGTCCCGATCTGCGCTCCCGCGAACCCGAGCTCGCGGACGCAGCGCTCGAGCTCGCGAACCGCGTCGCGCGGGTCCTGCATCGGAATCGTGCCGAGCCCCACGAAGCGGGACGGGTGCGCCGCGACCACCTCGGCGATGTGTTCGTTCAGGAGCCGCGCGAGGTCGAGGGCGTCGGCGGCCCGGGCCCAGTAGCTGAACATGACCGGGACGGTGGACAGGCACTGCACGTCGACGCCGTGGGCCTCGCAGTCCATGAGGCGCCGCTCCGGGTCCCAGCAGCTCGACTCGATCTCCCGGAAGATCTCGTCGCCGATCATCATCCTCGCGCAGCCGGGGTCGTGGCGCTCGAGGCGGACGAAACCGGGGTAGCCGTAGCGCGCGTCGAGATCGGGCCAGCCGGGAGGCAGGATGTGGGTGTGAAGGTCGATCTTCAGCGGCCCGGGCTCCAAGCGGGTGGTCTCCTCACGCTCCCGTCGGGGCCGGGGGACGCATCACCGCCCCGCACTTACGGCAGGTCCGCCGGCTCACGTCGACGTAGAAGGCCTCGATGATCGGCTTGAGCTGCGTGCCGAGGTCCTTGCAGTGGAACGCGGCGTCGTGCAGCGCCTCGCCGCACGACTCGCAGAACCAGCGCAGGTGGTCGATCTCGTCCGGCTTCCTCATGCGCTCGACCACCAGGCCGACGGTACCCGCCGGCCGCTGGGGGGAATGCGGGACGCGCGCGGGCAGCAGGAAGATGTCCCCCTCCCGGACCGCGACGTCGCGCGCATTCCCGTCCTCCACGACCCGGACCACGATATCGCCCTCGACCTGAAAGAACAGCTCCTCGCCGTCCTCGACGTGGAAATCCTTTCTCGCGTTCGGACCGCCGACGACCATCACGAGGAACTCGGCATCCTGCCAGATCATCTTGTTGCCGACGGGCGGCTTGAGCAGGTGTCGATGCTCGTCGATCCAGGCCCTGAGGTTGAAAGCCGAAAGCGCCATGACGTCACCCTCCCCGGGAAACCCGACGATTGTACACCGCGCCGGGTCGGGGTCGGGGCTGCCGCGCCGGGACGTCCCTCTAGCGGCCGCTCTGGTCGTGCGGCACGGTCACGCTCGCGGTGGCGATCGTCGCCAGGCCCACGGCGTCCGTGACCCGGTAGACCACCGTGTAGACGCGTCCGCTACCGCCGCCCGCGCGCTCCGCACGAACCGCGAAGTCGACGTCGGGAGTGCCGGCCAGGACCCCCTGCACGTCGCCGGCCGTGTCGCCGTCGCCGAGACCGTTGTCGGGCTCGTTGCTCGTGACGGATTCCAGGTTGACCGTGAAAGGCCCGCACTCGTCCACCCTCAGGTCCGCGTGGATGTCCAACATCCGGTGGTTGGGCGGCCAGAGGCGCGACGGGCTCACGATCACCTCGACCCGGGGCGGCGTCGTGTCGACCACTCGAATGACGACGTCGTCGGTGGAGGTCTTTCCGGTTGCGTCCGTGACCCGGAGCGTGATCGCGTGGGTGCCGACGTGCAGGACCACGTCGAGCACCCGGCCTGAGCCCAGGAGCGCCTGCGTCGACGTGCCGAAGTTCTCGAACCACTCGTAGAGCGCGATGTCGCCGTTGGGATCGGTGGACCCCGATCCGTCCAGCTTGACCGTCGCCGACGAATTCCCAGTGCATTCCA from Terriglobia bacterium includes the following:
- a CDS encoding amidohydrolase family protein, giving the protein MKIDLHTHILPPGWPDLDARYGYPGFVRLERHDPGCARMMIGDEIFREIESSCWDPERRLMDCEAHGVDVQCLSTVPVMFSYWARAADALDLARLLNEHIAEVVAAHPSRFVGLGTIPMQDPRDAVRELERCVRELGFAGAQIGTHVGEANLDDPRVFPVLEAARDLGAALFVHPWDVLGRERMPRYWLPWLVGMPAETCLAICSVIFGGVLDRLPGLRIG
- a CDS encoding 3-hydroxyanthranilate 3,4-dioxygenase, which codes for MALSAFNLRAWIDEHRHLLKPPVGNKMIWQDAEFLVMVVGGPNARKDFHVEDGEELFFQVEGDIVVRVVEDGNARDVAVREGDIFLLPARVPHSPQRPAGTVGLVVERMRKPDEIDHLRWFCESCGEALHDAAFHCKDLGTQLKPIIEAFYVDVSRRTCRKCGAVMRPPAPTGA
- a CDS encoding PKD domain-containing protein, with the protein product MSIHPSRHDVRLVVLVGLALAVIACSHGDGNKNPVHSLFNGAGREAENGLFLTADPPRILIDPSDPNTPTDPAHGNKRYDETALLVVATDPTGAPQPNLDVTFGATAGVLASAGAVVKTDAAGHAGDSLRVFEDSPDSIQVSVTDGSRITTLAVTKIVVEPPVANAGPDQVVECTGNSSATVKLDGSGSTDPNGDIALYEWFENFGTSTQALLGSGRVLDVVLHVGTHAITLRVTDATGKTSTDDVVIRVVDTTPPRVEVIVSPSRLWPPNHRMLDIHADLRVDECGPFTVNLESVTSNEPDNGLGDGDTAGDVQGVLAGTPDVDFAVRAERAGGGSGRVYTVVYRVTDAVGLATIATASVTVPHDQSGR